One Anolis carolinensis isolate JA03-04 chromosome 4, rAnoCar3.1.pri, whole genome shotgun sequence DNA window includes the following coding sequences:
- the aldh9a1 gene encoding 4-trimethylaminobutyraldehyde dehydrogenase: MLFSPSFLSLLRSAPRLLHCAAMSTITGTFQLEHALNYRDGARTEPIDGDHMEETYEPATGRVIGKFRFSGEKEVDLAVQSAQAAFKIWSQKSGMERSTILLEAARIIRERRAEIATMETINNGKSITEALVDIDVSWQSLQYYAGLAGSMAGQHVQLPQGSFGYTRREPLGVCVGIGAWNYPFQIACWKSAPALACGNAMVFKPSPFTPVSVLLLAEIYNEAGVPKGLFNVVQGGAATGQFLIQHPKVRKISFTGSVPTGSKVMELAAKGIKPVTLELGGKSPLIIFSDCVFRNAVKGALMANFLTQGEVCCNGTRVFVQREILDAFTNEVVKEAQNIKIGDPLLEDTRMGALINRPHLEKVLSFVKQAKDQGAQVLCGGDLYVPDDPKLADGFYMSPCVLGNCKDSMTCVKEEIFGPVMSILPFDTEEEVMERANNTRFGLAAGVFTRDIQRAHRVAAGLQAGVCFINNYNVSPVELPFGGYKMSGFGRENGEAAIEYYSQLKTVCVEMGNVESVF, encoded by the exons ATGCTTTTCAGTCCCAGCTTCTTGTCTCTTCTGCGTAGTGCCCCTCGTCTCCTCCATTGCGCTGCCATGAGCACCATCACGGGTACATTTCAACTGGAGCATGCCCTCAACTACCGAGATGGCGCCCGAACCGAGCCAATAGACGGGGACCACATGGAGGAGACCTATGAACCAGCAACTG GCAGAGTTATTGGCAAGTTTCGCTTCTCAGGAGAGAAGGAGGTAGATCTGGCTGTGCAGAGTGCACAGGCTGCCTTTAAAATATGGAGCCAGAAATCAGGCATGGAACGGAGTACTATCCTACTGGAGGCTGCCAGGATTATCCGG GAGCGGAGGGCAGAAATTGCTACAATGGAAACAATCAATAATGGAAAGTCCATCACTGAAGCCCTTGTGGACATTGATGTATCTTGGCAGAGTCTGCAATACTATGCTGGCCTAGCTGGCTCCATGGCAG GTCAGCACGTCCAGCTCCCTCAAGGATCCTTTGGTTATACCAGAAGAGAGCCTCTTGGAGTGTGTGTTGGGATAGGAGCTTGGAACTACCCTTTTCAGATTGCCTGCTGGAAGTCAGCTCCTGCTTTAGCCTGTG GTAATGCCATGGTTTTCAAGCCTTCTCCCTTCACCCCAGTGTCTGTTCTGTTGCTGGCGGAAATCTACAATGAGGCTGGTGTTCCCAAGGGGCTTTTCAATGTGGTGCAAGGTGGGGCTGCCACAGGCCAGTTTCTGATTCAGCACCCAAAGGTCCGCAAGATCTCTTTTACTGGGAGTGTGCCAACAGGCAGCAAG GTTATGGAGCTGGCAGCTAAAGGAATAAAACCAGTTACTTTGGAGTTAGGGGGCAAGTCCCCCCTCATCATCTTTTCTGATTGTGTCTTTAGGAATGCTGTGAAAGGAGCGCTCATGGCTAATTTTCTTACCCAAGGCGAG GTTTGCTGCAATGGTACTCGAGTATTTGTACAACGTGAAATCCTCGATGCTTTCACTAATGAAGTTGTGAAAGAAGCCCAGAACATCAAAATTGGTGACCCTCTCCTAGAAGACACAAGGATGGGAGCACTTATCAACCGGCCCCACCTGGAGAAGGTGTTGAGTTTTGTGAAACAAGCAAAGGACCAG GGTGCACAGGTACTGTGTGGTGGGGACCTATATGTGCCAGATGATCCCAAGCTGGCCGATGGCTTTTACATGTCTCCCTGCGTGCTAG GAAACTGTAAGGACAGCATGACATGTGTAAAAGAAGAGATTTTTGGTCCTGTCATGTCCATCCTGCCCTTTGACACAGAAGAAGAAGTTATGGAGAGGGCCAACAACACTCGTTTTGGCCTTGCAGCAGGGGTCTTTACCAG GGACATTCAGAGGGCCCACAGAGTAGCTGCTGGTCTCCAGGCTGGGGTGTGTTTCATCAACAATTACAATGTTAGCCCCGTGGAACTTCCCTTTGGAGGATACAAGATGTCAG GATTTGGCCGAGAGAATGGGGAAGCGGCAATTGAATATTATTCCCAACTGAAGACTGTCTGCGTGGAGATGGGCAATGTGGAATCAGTGTTTTAG